Proteins encoded together in one Sander lucioperca isolate FBNREF2018 chromosome 17, SLUC_FBN_1.2, whole genome shotgun sequence window:
- the plod3 gene encoding multifunctional procollagen lysine hydroxylase and glycosyltransferase LH3: MSPCRLPCLLLALAIFQSSVSAEQRRLSPENLLVITAATEETDGFNRFMRTAGEFNYTVKVLGLGEEWKGGDVARTVGGGQKVRWLKRELLKHSDNKDLVVLFVDSYDVIFASGPEELLSKFSRLRHRVVFSAEGFCWPDQRLAPKYPPVHSGKRYLNSGGFIGFASDLSTLVQQWKYKDNDDDQLFYTKIYLDKTQRTKFNMTLDHRSQIFQNLNGAVDEVVLKFERAKVRARNVAYDTLPVIIHGNGPTKLQLNYLGNYVPSAWTFENGCGICDDDLLLLNDAPDEEMPLVYVSVFIEHATPFMDEFLERLTTLNYPPSRLRLFIHNNVVYHERHVQRFWERHRALFPDALLVGPEENLPENKARAMAVEVCKKDPGCDYYFSIDSDVALTNPDTLRILIEENKAVIAPMLSRHGKLWSNFWGALSPEGFYSRSEDYIEIVQAKRIGLWNVPYITQAYLIKGSVLRSKLSQASLFVDQTMDADMVFCRSIRDQGVFMFVSNRDEFGRLVASSNFNTSRLHPDMWQIFDNPVDWKEKYVSENYSKIFEDGKSFVEQPCPDVYWFPAFSEKMCDHLVETMEHHGEWSGGSHKDERLAGGYENVPTVDIHMVQIGFEKEWLKFLKEYIVPVTEKLYPGYYPKAQAIMNFVVRYRPDEQPSLRPHHDSSTFTINIALNSKGVDYEGGGCRFLRYDCQVESPRKGWSFMHPGRLTHYHEGLPTTRGTRYIMVSFVDP, translated from the exons ATGTCACCCTGTCGCCTTCCCTGCCTGCTGCTGGCTCTCGCGATCTTCCAGAGCTCCGTGTCCGCCGAACAGCGGAGGCTCTCTCCAG AAAATCTTCTGGTGATCACCGCGGCAACGGAGGAGACTGACGGCTTCAACCGCTTCATGAGGACGGCCGGAGAGTTCAACTACACCGTGAAg gtgCTGGGTCTGGGGGAGGAGTGGAAAGGCGGAGACGTGGCCAGGACCGTGGGTGGAGGTCAGAAGGTCCGCTGGCTGAAGAGAGAGCTGCTCAAACACTCAGACAACAAGGACTTGGTGGTCCTCTTCGTGGACAG ttaTGACGTGATCTTTGCGTCCGGTCCTGAGGAGTTGCTCTCCAAGTTCTCTCGTCTGCGTCACCGAGTGGTTTTCTCCGCTGAGGGGTTCTGCTGGCCCGACCAGAGACTGGCCCCCAAATACCCACCGGTGCATTCTGGGAAACGCTACCTCAACTCAGGAG ggttcATTGGCTTTGCCTCAGATCTCAGTACGTTGGTCCAGCAGTggaagtacaaagacaacgacgACGACCAGCTCTTCTACACCAAAATCTACCTGGACAAGACGCAGAGG ACAAAGTTCAACATGACTCTGGACCATCGCTCCCAAATCTTCCAGAATCTCAACGGAGCTGttg atgAAGTCGTCTTGAAGTTTGAGAGGGCAAAGGTCAGAGCCAGGAACGTTGCCTACGACACACTTCCTGTCATTATCCATGGCAACGGCCCCACCAAG ctgcaGCTGAACTACCTGGGGAACTACGTGCCGTCGGCGTGGACGTTTGAGAACGGCTGTGGGATCTGTGACGACGATCTGCTCCTCCTCAATGACGCGCCG gacgaGGAGATGCCTCTGGTGTACGTCTCCGTGTTCATTGAACATGCAACTCCCTTCATGGACGAGTTCTTGGAGCGACTGACGACCCTCAACTACCCGCCATCCAGGCTCCGCCTCTTCATCCACAACAAC GTGGTGTACCACGAGCGCCACGTCCAGAGGTTCTGGGAACGCCACCGGGCGCTGTTCCCCGACGCTCTGCTGGTCGGACCAGAGGAGAACCTGCCGGAGAACAAAGCCAGAGCCATGGCTGT agaggTGTGTAAGAAGGATCCAGGCTGTGACTACTACTTCAGCATTGACTCTGACGTGGCCCTGACCAACCCAGACACTCTGAGGATCCTCATCGAGGAGAACAA ggcGGTGATAGCGCCCATGTTGTCCCGACACGGGAAGCTGTGGAGTAACTTCTGGGGCGCTCTGAGTCCAGAGGGGTTTTACTCCAGATCTGAGGACTACATCGAGATCGTCCAGGCCAAGAGGAT cggcCTATGGAACGTGCCCTACATCACCCAGGCCTACCTGATCAAAGGCAGCGTGCTGCGGTCCAAACTGTCGCAGGCCAGCCTGTTCGTGGACCAGACCATGGACGCCGACATGGTGTTCTGTAGGAGCATCAGAGACCAG GGAGTCTTCATGTTCGTGTCCAACCGCGATGAGTTTGGCCGTCTGGTGGCGTCGTCCAACTTCAACACATCCAGGCTCCACCCGGACATGTGGCAGATCTTTGACAACCCTgtg gactGGAAGGAGAAGTACGTCAGCGAGAACTACTCCAAGATCTTTGAAGACGGGAAGAGTTTTGTGGAGCAG CCCTGTCCAGATGTGTACTGGTTTCCGGCCTTCTCTGAGAAGATGTGTGATCATCTGGTGGAGACCATGGAGCATCACGGCGAGTGGTCCGGAGGCTCGCACAAG gacgAGCGTCTGGCTGGGGGTTATGAAAACGTCCCCACCGTTGATATCCACATGGTCCAGATTGGATTTGAGAAGGAGTGGCTCAAGTTCCTCAAAGAGTACATAGTTCCTGTTACCGAGAAACTCTACCCAGGCTACTATCCCAAG gctCAGGCCATCATGAACTTTGTGGTGCGTTACCGTCCTGATGAGCAGCCGTCTCTGCGACCGCATCACGACTCCTCCACCTTCACCATCAACATCGCCCTCAACAGCAAGGGGGTCGACTacgag ggcGGGGGCTGCAGGTTCCTACGGTACGACTGCCAGGTGGAGTCCCCCAGGAAGGGCTGGTCCTTCATGCACCCGGGCCGGCTGACCCACTACCACGAAGGCCTGCCCACCACCAGGGGGACCCGCTACATCATGGTGTCCTTCGTAGACCCGTAA
- the LOC116065863 gene encoding cytochrome b5 domain-containing protein 1 yields the protein MTRPKYFTPAEVAEHNTAADLWVSFLGKVCDLTPLMEQHKGDALLLPIMECAGKDISRWFDPVTKDVLQYVDPVTSCVRYYTPRGRFVHVPPAGPRSDWATDVGRPWWRDQRYEVGQLSSKTRWIRVINTLTSQEQRLQVCSEETVAEIRQRYLGYNAHAHSYTWKHAGAQLDMSRTLSDNNVADDDHELQQLRLDRDAFTPALLLHYNDDLTDG from the exons ATGACGAGACCGAAGTACTTCACCCCGGCGGAGGTGGCCGAGCACAACACCGCGGCCGACCTGTGGGTCTCGTTCCTGGGCAAAGTGTGCGACCTGACCCCGCTCATGGAGCAGCACAAAG GCGACGCTCTGCTGTTACCCATCATGGAGTGCGCGGGAAAGGACATCAGCCGCTGGTTCGACCCCGTAACCAAAGAC GTGCTGCAGTACGTGGACCCCGTGACCAGCTGTGTGAGGTACTACACCCCCAGGGGGCGCTTCGTGCACGTCCCCCCCGCCGGCCCTCGCTCTGACTGGGCCACCGACGTGGGCCGGCCCTGGTGGAGGGACCAGCGCTACGAGGTGGGACAGCTGTCCTCCAAGACACGCTGGATACGGGTCATCAACACACTGACGTCACAGGAGCAGAGgctgcag GTGTGTTCTGAGGAGACTGTGGCAGAGATCCGTCAGCGTTACCTGGGTTACAACGCTCACGCCCACAGCTACACCTGGAAACACGCCGGGGCCCAGCTGGACATGAGCCGCACGCTCAGCGACAACAACGTCGCCGACGACGACCACGAGCTGCAACAGCTGCGCCTGGACCGGGACGCCTTCACCCCCGCCCTGCTGCTGCACTACAACGATGACCTCACCGACggctga